A genomic window from Actinomycetota bacterium includes:
- a CDS encoding pyridoxal phosphate-dependent aminotransferase family protein yields MTEAATILRDGIDSRVGAFIERRNALKNADRYFYLQPTVGPTNHRVTMADGREMVQLASYSYLGLIGHPRIDEAAKAAIDEYGTGAGGVRLLTGTTDLHERLEARIAAFAHREDSAVYSSGYVTNLAIISGLMGPGDLVLMDKLDHASIVDGCLLCGAKWKTYRHNDMDHLAKLLAEAAGNYNTVLVVGDSVFSMDGDIMDLPRTRELCDEYGARLMVDEAHSVGSLGATGHGIEEHFDMVGSIDLKMGTLSKSIPSVGGYLAGSHEIVDYLRHMSRPFIFSAALPPAQTAAAIEAFDVIEEELWRVARLHEVQHAYTQGLKAQGWDTMFASTCVVPVLVGDESKTMDLTRMLFDRGIFVCPIVHPAVPRGTDRLRTCLMATHTDEDIAAALDAFAEAGAALGLI; encoded by the coding sequence ATGACCGAGGCCGCCACCATTCTGCGCGACGGGATAGACAGCAGGGTCGGCGCCTTCATCGAGCGACGCAACGCCCTCAAGAATGCCGACAGGTACTTCTATCTCCAGCCTACGGTCGGGCCCACTAACCATCGCGTGACGATGGCCGACGGCCGCGAGATGGTTCAGCTCGCCTCGTACAGCTACCTGGGTCTCATCGGCCATCCCCGTATCGACGAGGCGGCCAAGGCCGCTATCGACGAGTACGGTACCGGTGCAGGTGGAGTCCGGCTGCTCACCGGTACGACAGACCTGCACGAGCGTCTCGAGGCGCGCATTGCGGCGTTCGCCCACCGTGAGGACTCGGCCGTCTACTCGAGCGGCTACGTCACCAACCTCGCGATCATCAGCGGACTTATGGGCCCGGGCGACCTCGTGCTCATGGACAAGCTCGATCACGCATCGATAGTCGACGGCTGCCTGTTGTGTGGCGCCAAGTGGAAGACCTACCGCCACAACGACATGGATCATCTCGCGAAACTGCTCGCGGAAGCTGCCGGAAACTACAACACCGTTCTCGTGGTGGGTGATTCCGTCTTCTCGATGGACGGCGACATCATGGATTTGCCAAGGACGCGCGAGCTGTGCGACGAGTACGGTGCCCGGCTCATGGTGGACGAGGCGCACTCTGTTGGTTCGCTCGGCGCCACAGGGCACGGCATCGAGGAACACTTCGACATGGTCGGCTCCATCGACCTGAAGATGGGCACGTTGTCCAAGTCCATCCCGTCAGTCGGCGGCTACCTGGCCGGGTCGCACGAGATCGTCGACTACCTGCGCCACATGTCACGCCCGTTCATCTTCTCCGCTGCCTTGCCGCCCGCCCAGACGGCAGCCGCTATCGAGGCGTTCGACGTGATCGAGGAGGAGCTCTGGCGGGTAGCGCGCCTCCACGAAGTGCAGCATGCGTACACGCAGGGCCTGAAGGCTCAGGGGTGGGACACGATGTTCGCCTCGACGTGCGTGGTGCCGGTTCTTGTGGGCGACGAGAGCAAGACGATGGATCTAACGCGGATGCTCTTCGACCGCGGTATCTTTGTGTGTCCGATTGTTCATCCGGCTGTGCCGCGCGGTACGGACCGCCTGCGCACGTGCCTCATGGCGACGCACACCGACGAGGACATCGCGGCTGCGCTCGACGCCTTCGCCGAGGCAGGCGCGGCTCTCGGGTTGATCTGA
- a CDS encoding diguanylate cyclase codes for MRLGVTDLARRYAHPKAVAAMLTTPLFVVAYALSPRHLPVHSAAVIAQQVLYLSPFVLAAVGCALVLRRTSGVERRVWSLLAACVTFLLVAELNWSIQVTSVGGVEDPTGPVALVLALVPAILFGMLLFSLSRLKDSSLATRMRFLCDLLIAVVVATVVGYAYVIGPYLQHMGVTSQHVIGGVTLNTVIGVGVLTGTVSLMLGLRKGAWRLWERLVVGGIGIYSVGLLLWPLYYVSTFVQPSAAGRISESLWVLGMAWIFIGSVARLEADGLTEALRSLPPFQFRSRWIPLLFHGTATLAIPVIAFTAFQSGQRTDALVAFVGAGVLAVLLVKRNFWVAVEGGHLFERAVIDPQTGLVNKRHFSECFDREVDMAVRCGDPVSLIVMDVDDLHAVNALGGHAAGDRLLGAIARCIERRALAEHLVARSSGDEFSVLLPRTEHAEAAVLGERIRSAISVECDCTVSVGVGTFPQDGLSAHELAVNVRAAADWAKRHGKDRLVVFSSKRDELKGSGTRGEHPTASHISVVRVLAMAVDARDRSMRYHSRSVADLAWALSEDLGLAEDRRELIRMTALMHDVGKIGVPDAILQKTGPLNSEEWALIREHPLLGEQIIFAAGLGSAARWIRFHHERWDGGGYPDGLSAAQIPVESRILAICDSFDAMTSDRPYRKGLSIPAALQEIDLSIGTQFDPDIAEIFIQMTSRRFPVGGGLPEALHKV; via the coding sequence ATGCGCCTCGGCGTGACCGACCTGGCAAGACGCTATGCACACCCCAAGGCCGTGGCTGCGATGCTCACGACGCCGCTGTTCGTAGTCGCGTACGCATTGAGCCCCCGGCATCTGCCGGTCCATTCGGCTGCAGTCATCGCCCAGCAGGTGCTCTATCTCTCACCGTTCGTACTCGCCGCCGTGGGATGCGCGTTGGTGCTCAGAAGGACCTCCGGTGTCGAACGTCGCGTCTGGTCCCTCCTTGCGGCGTGCGTGACGTTTCTGCTTGTGGCCGAGTTGAACTGGAGCATCCAGGTTACATCCGTGGGTGGAGTAGAAGACCCTACCGGTCCGGTCGCACTGGTCTTGGCGCTAGTTCCCGCGATTCTCTTCGGCATGCTCCTGTTCTCGCTGAGCAGGCTCAAGGACTCCTCTCTTGCGACACGGATGCGTTTCCTATGCGATCTGCTCATTGCGGTCGTGGTGGCTACGGTTGTCGGCTATGCGTATGTGATCGGTCCCTACCTGCAACACATGGGCGTGACATCGCAGCATGTCATTGGCGGTGTCACGCTCAATACCGTGATCGGGGTCGGGGTACTGACGGGCACCGTCTCCCTGATGCTCGGGCTTCGCAAAGGCGCGTGGCGCCTCTGGGAGCGGTTGGTCGTCGGCGGAATCGGAATCTACTCGGTCGGCCTGCTTCTGTGGCCGTTGTACTACGTGTCGACGTTCGTGCAACCCAGCGCCGCAGGCCGCATCTCCGAGTCGCTTTGGGTGCTGGGGATGGCATGGATCTTCATCGGTTCGGTCGCTCGGCTCGAGGCCGATGGACTCACGGAAGCCTTGCGCAGCCTGCCACCGTTCCAATTCAGGAGCCGATGGATACCGCTTCTGTTCCACGGTACCGCGACACTGGCCATCCCGGTGATAGCGTTCACCGCATTCCAGTCGGGTCAAAGGACCGACGCTCTCGTAGCGTTCGTCGGGGCAGGCGTCCTTGCAGTATTGCTCGTGAAACGGAACTTCTGGGTGGCGGTTGAGGGCGGACACCTCTTCGAGCGCGCGGTCATCGATCCGCAAACCGGGCTTGTCAACAAGCGGCACTTCTCAGAATGTTTCGACAGGGAAGTCGACATGGCGGTTCGGTGCGGTGACCCGGTCAGCCTCATCGTGATGGACGTGGACGACCTGCACGCGGTGAATGCGCTGGGGGGTCATGCGGCGGGAGATAGGTTGCTGGGGGCGATCGCCCGATGCATCGAACGTCGTGCCTTGGCCGAACACCTTGTAGCGCGCAGCAGCGGGGACGAGTTCTCGGTCCTTCTTCCGCGAACCGAGCATGCGGAGGCGGCGGTGCTGGGCGAACGTATTCGCTCGGCCATCTCGGTGGAGTGCGACTGCACCGTGTCAGTCGGCGTCGGGACGTTCCCGCAGGACGGTCTGTCCGCCCACGAACTCGCGGTCAACGTCCGTGCGGCTGCCGACTGGGCCAAGCGGCACGGCAAGGACCGTCTCGTCGTATTCAGTTCCAAGCGCGATGAGCTGAAGGGTTCGGGTACTCGCGGCGAGCATCCTACCGCCTCGCACATCTCGGTCGTGCGCGTGCTCGCGATGGCAGTGGACGCCCGCGACAGGTCGATGCGATACCATTCCCGGTCCGTCGCGGACCTCGCGTGGGCGCTGTCGGAGGATCTCGGCCTGGCCGAGGATCGGCGCGAGCTCATCCGCATGACCGCTCTCATGCACGACGTCGGCAAGATCGGCGTGCCCGACGCCATCCTCCAGAAGACGGGGCCGTTGAACTCCGAGGAGTGGGCGCTGATTCGCGAGCACCCTCTTCTTGGCGAGCAGATCATCTTCGCTGCCGGGCTCGGGTCCGCCGCACGTTGGATACGCTTCCACCACGAGCGTTGGGACGGTGGAGGCTACCCCGACGGCCTTTCCGCAGCCCAGATACCCGTTGAGTCGCGCATTCTCGCGATCTGCGACTCCTTCGATGCGATGACATCTGACAGGCCGTATCGGAAGGGTCTCTCGATCCCGGCGGCCCTTCAGGAGATCGATCTCAGCATAGGCACGCAGTTCGATCCCGACATCGCGGAGATCTTCATCCAGATGACTTCGAGGCGTTTCCCTGTCGGGGGAGGCCTACCGGAAGCTCTCCATAAGGTCTGA
- a CDS encoding thiamine pyrophosphate-dependent enzyme, with translation MPEAKEYVTPIKPTWCPGCGNFGMWEALKRALSALDLEPHEYSVIWGIGCHGNGADFLRAHGFHALHGRTLPVATALRLARPDLKILIEAGDGDGYGLGMGHFVHALRRNLDMTYIAHNNQIYGLTTGQASPTSDHLMPSVSTPKGVLEVPANPIGLALSEGATFVARGFAGDIPHLADLYRQAIQHRGFAVVDVFQPCVTWNKYNTFSWFRERVYKLDEAGHDTSDRAAAFDLSMSSFHDLTCTPDECRVPIGVFYSESGTATYEDGVPAYGEPLWKHALGPRDVSDLMESFR, from the coding sequence ATGCCTGAGGCCAAGGAGTACGTCACCCCGATCAAGCCGACCTGGTGCCCCGGATGCGGCAACTTCGGGATGTGGGAGGCGCTCAAGCGTGCGCTCTCGGCCCTGGACCTGGAACCGCACGAGTACTCGGTCATCTGGGGAATCGGGTGCCACGGCAACGGTGCCGACTTCCTGCGCGCGCACGGCTTCCACGCGCTGCACGGACGGACGCTCCCTGTGGCCACGGCACTGCGGCTTGCGAGGCCGGACCTCAAGATTCTCATCGAAGCGGGAGACGGGGACGGATACGGCCTGGGGATGGGGCACTTCGTACACGCGCTGCGGCGGAATCTCGACATGACCTACATCGCACACAACAACCAGATCTACGGGCTCACCACCGGCCAGGCTTCCCCGACCTCCGACCATCTCATGCCGAGCGTTTCTACGCCCAAGGGTGTCCTCGAAGTGCCGGCGAACCCGATCGGACTCGCCCTGTCCGAGGGCGCGACGTTCGTCGCCCGCGGCTTCGCTGGAGACATCCCTCACCTCGCAGACCTCTACCGCCAGGCGATCCAGCATCGCGGATTCGCCGTCGTCGACGTCTTCCAACCCTGCGTGACCTGGAACAAGTACAACACGTTCTCGTGGTTCCGCGAGCGCGTCTACAAGCTCGACGAGGCGGGACACGACACGTCGGACCGGGCGGCGGCATTCGATCTCTCGATGTCGTCCTTCCACGATCTGACGTGCACCCCGGACGAGTGCCGGGTGCCCATAGGCGTCTTCTACAGCGAGTCAGGGACCGCGACGTATGAGGATGGGGTCCCGGCCTACGGTGAGCCGCTCTGGAAGCACGCGCTGGGTCCGAGAGACGTCTCAGACCTTATGGAGAGCTTCCGGTAG
- a CDS encoding 2-oxoacid:acceptor oxidoreductase subunit alpha, producing the protein MAPDYPYGSTEVRIRIGGPAGFGIKAAGQSLARLFVRAGYDTFDLTEYPSLIKGGHNTYHVRVSDQPIHSHVLPTDILVALDRDTVELHAGELSEGAAVIYDPADFDIADVVGPSDGVCAIPVPLAEIVSEAGGQKIMRNTAALGAVLGHIGFPLSYLSDSIDEQFAHKAPEIAQQNRACAAAGYRFAEEHGCAFPIDMAPLEGRPARILIDGNEAVGLGALAAGIGMYCAYPMTPASSLLHFMARYGEDRGVVVKHTEDELAAMNMVVGAAFGGARAMCATSGGGFSLMVEALGLAGISESAVVVGLFTRPGPATGLPTWTEQSDLRFAIHASQGEFPRVVLAPGDRDEAFHLTWQAFNLADRLQTPVIILGDSYLSDHRQSVAPFDLSRVTVDRGDLQVDGEVQDYERYAITRNGVSPRVLPGVPGAEQIVNSYEHDEHGWAAESAEMRNAQNDKRMRKYELAREIVPAPQYYGPGGADLSIVLFGTTKMPVREAMSWLAAEGITVNMMQVVTVWPFPADEVAAFLGAAKRTAVVEGNATGQLQSLIRERCLRDVDDAYNRYDGRPFSPEEIYDFAKEVLG; encoded by the coding sequence ATGGCGCCTGACTACCCGTACGGTTCCACGGAGGTCCGAATCCGTATCGGCGGCCCTGCCGGTTTCGGCATCAAGGCTGCAGGGCAGTCCTTGGCCAGGCTATTCGTGCGAGCCGGCTACGATACCTTCGACCTGACCGAATACCCGTCGCTCATCAAAGGTGGTCACAACACCTACCACGTGCGCGTGAGCGACCAGCCGATCCATTCCCATGTGCTCCCGACGGACATCCTCGTCGCGCTCGACCGCGACACGGTGGAGCTGCACGCGGGCGAGCTATCGGAGGGCGCGGCGGTCATCTACGACCCCGCGGACTTCGACATCGCCGACGTCGTCGGGCCAAGCGACGGCGTATGCGCCATCCCCGTGCCGCTAGCCGAGATCGTATCGGAGGCCGGTGGGCAGAAGATCATGCGCAACACCGCCGCCCTCGGCGCGGTCCTTGGCCACATCGGGTTTCCTTTGTCCTACCTGTCCGACTCCATCGACGAGCAGTTCGCTCACAAGGCGCCCGAGATCGCGCAGCAGAACCGTGCGTGTGCCGCTGCTGGCTACCGGTTCGCCGAGGAGCACGGGTGCGCCTTCCCGATCGACATGGCACCGCTCGAAGGGCGACCCGCGCGCATCCTCATCGACGGCAACGAGGCCGTCGGGCTCGGCGCGCTTGCTGCCGGCATCGGCATGTACTGCGCGTATCCGATGACACCAGCGTCAAGCCTGCTGCACTTCATGGCTCGCTACGGCGAGGATCGCGGCGTGGTGGTGAAGCACACTGAAGACGAGCTTGCTGCGATGAACATGGTCGTCGGTGCGGCCTTTGGAGGCGCTCGCGCGATGTGCGCGACGTCGGGTGGCGGCTTCTCGCTCATGGTCGAGGCGCTAGGACTCGCGGGGATAAGCGAATCCGCGGTCGTGGTGGGGCTCTTCACGCGCCCGGGTCCGGCCACGGGGCTTCCCACCTGGACCGAGCAGTCCGACCTGCGTTTCGCGATCCACGCGTCCCAGGGCGAGTTCCCCCGCGTGGTGCTCGCTCCCGGCGACCGCGATGAGGCGTTCCACCTGACCTGGCAGGCGTTCAACCTCGCCGACCGGCTCCAGACACCGGTGATCATCCTTGGCGATTCGTACCTGTCCGACCACCGGCAGTCGGTTGCGCCCTTCGACCTCTCGCGGGTCACCGTGGACCGGGGCGACCTGCAGGTCGATGGCGAAGTGCAGGACTACGAGCGCTACGCGATCACGCGAAACGGTGTCTCGCCGAGGGTGCTCCCCGGCGTACCGGGCGCCGAGCAGATTGTGAACTCCTACGAGCACGACGAGCACGGCTGGGCGGCCGAGTCAGCCGAGATGCGCAACGCGCAGAATGACAAGCGCATGCGCAAGTACGAACTTGCCCGCGAGATCGTTCCTGCGCCGCAGTACTACGGGCCGGGGGGCGCCGATCTTTCCATCGTGCTCTTCGGAACGACCAAGATGCCCGTCCGCGAAGCGATGTCGTGGCTCGCTGCCGAGGGCATCACCGTGAACATGATGCAGGTCGTGACCGTGTGGCCCTTCCCCGCCGATGAGGTTGCGGCCTTCCTTGGCGCGGCGAAACGGACCGCGGTGGTCGAGGGCAACGCGACGGGGCAGCTGCAATCGCTCATCCGCGAACGCTGTCTGCGCGACGTCGACGATGCGTACAACCGCTATGACGGACGGCCCTTCTCGCCCGAGGAGATCTACGACTTCGCCAAGGAGGTGCTCGGCTGA
- the coaBC gene encoding bifunctional phosphopantothenoylcysteine decarboxylase/phosphopantothenate--cysteine ligase CoaBC — MATENGQDSSGTKRTVLVGVTGCIAAYKSCELVRELVRSDARVKVVMTEAATNFVGPLTMRALTNEPVAASLWDDPGSAPVHHISLAQEADVFVIAPCTANVIAKIAHGRADDILTTTALATEATLVIAPAMNTHMWRAEATQANIETLRARGAVIVGPDSGDLACGDVGEGRLAPTAEIAEVVRAELLRTEDLEGASVLVTAGPTFEPIDGVRFLGNRSSGKTGYAIAEEAARRGAKVTLVSGPTVLPDPFGVTTFRVTTALEMRDAVSSAYSGVDIVIATAAVSDFRAEAPAAGKLKKGAVPGEVRLVPNPDILAELGADKGNRVLVGFAAETEDVLGYARTKLAEKNLDMIVANDVSAPGLGFGSDVNRVTIVDHEHAEELPVLGKRAIARELLDRVAAVYGRRGRPGGEERT; from the coding sequence ATGGCAACAGAGAATGGACAAGACTCCTCCGGGACCAAACGGACCGTGCTGGTCGGCGTCACGGGCTGCATCGCGGCGTACAAGTCGTGTGAGCTTGTGCGCGAGCTGGTGCGATCAGACGCGCGTGTGAAGGTCGTGATGACAGAGGCTGCGACCAACTTCGTTGGCCCACTGACCATGCGCGCTCTCACAAACGAGCCCGTGGCCGCATCGCTTTGGGACGATCCGGGTTCCGCCCCGGTCCACCACATCTCGCTCGCGCAGGAGGCGGATGTGTTCGTCATCGCTCCCTGCACGGCGAACGTCATAGCCAAGATCGCGCACGGACGCGCGGACGACATACTGACGACCACCGCGCTGGCCACAGAAGCCACTCTCGTCATAGCCCCGGCCATGAATACGCACATGTGGCGTGCCGAGGCGACACAGGCCAACATCGAGACGTTGCGCGCTCGTGGTGCGGTGATCGTGGGACCGGACTCGGGCGATCTGGCCTGCGGAGATGTGGGCGAGGGGCGTCTTGCGCCGACCGCCGAGATCGCCGAAGTCGTGCGCGCCGAACTCTTGCGCACCGAAGATCTCGAGGGCGCGAGCGTTCTCGTCACCGCGGGTCCGACCTTCGAGCCGATCGACGGGGTCCGGTTCCTCGGCAATCGGTCGAGCGGCAAGACCGGCTATGCTATCGCCGAGGAGGCAGCCCGCCGAGGAGCGAAGGTCACGCTCGTGTCGGGGCCGACCGTCCTTCCGGACCCGTTCGGCGTCACTACATTTCGCGTCACCACCGCGCTGGAGATGCGGGATGCGGTGAGCTCGGCGTACTCCGGCGTCGACATCGTGATCGCCACGGCTGCGGTGTCCGATTTCCGAGCCGAAGCACCGGCGGCCGGCAAGCTCAAGAAGGGCGCTGTCCCCGGCGAGGTCCGCCTGGTGCCGAACCCTGACATTCTCGCGGAGCTTGGGGCGGACAAGGGCAACCGGGTGCTCGTCGGGTTCGCTGCCGAGACCGAGGACGTCCTTGGCTATGCACGAACCAAGCTGGCCGAGAAGAACCTCGACATGATCGTCGCCAACGACGTGTCCGCGCCCGGACTCGGATTCGGAAGCGACGTCAACCGGGTCACGATCGTAGATCACGAACATGCCGAGGAACTGCCTGTCCTTGGCAAGAGAGCGATTGCCCGCGAACTGCTCGACAGGGTGGCTGCTGTGTATGGCCGTCGCGGGCGACCGGGTGGAGAGGAGCGAACGTGA
- a CDS encoding DUF190 domain-containing protein — protein sequence MQGPVKRLSVYIGEADTYDGKPLHEMLVEQARVAGVAGATVLRGVAGFGATSREHARHGMRMSVDLPLVVTVIDVADRITALAEVYSEMIGDGLITLEDVDVLVYRGGITGGPGCG from the coding sequence ATGCAGGGACCTGTGAAGAGACTATCCGTCTACATCGGCGAGGCGGACACCTACGATGGCAAGCCTCTACACGAGATGCTCGTTGAGCAAGCGCGCGTCGCCGGAGTTGCGGGTGCAACGGTGCTTCGCGGCGTAGCGGGATTCGGGGCAACCAGTCGCGAACATGCACGTCACGGCATGCGCATGTCGGTGGACCTGCCGCTGGTTGTGACGGTGATCGACGTTGCAGACCGGATCACCGCGCTGGCGGAGGTGTACTCCGAGATGATCGGGGACGGACTCATCACGCTGGAGGATGTGGACGTGCTCGTGTACCGGGGCGGCATCACCGGGGGGCCGGGTTGCGGCTGA